One genomic region from Zalophus californianus isolate mZalCal1 chromosome 12, mZalCal1.pri.v2, whole genome shotgun sequence encodes:
- the LOC113911908 gene encoding ribosomal protein L18-like has product MGVDIRHNKDRKVRRKEPKSQDIYLRLLVKLYRFLARRTNSTFNQVVLKRLFMSRTNRPPLSLSRMIQKMKLPGRENKTAVVVGTITDDVRVQEVPKLKVCALRVSSRARSRILKAGGKILTFDQLALDSPKGCGTVLLSGPRKGREVYRHFGKAPGTPHSHTKPYVRSKGRKFERARGRRASRGYKN; this is encoded by the coding sequence ATGGGAGTCGACATCCGCCACAACAAGGACCGAAAGGTTCGGCGCAAGGAGCCCAAGAGCCAGGACATCTACCTGAGACTGCTGGTCAAGCTGTACAGGTTTCTGGCCAGACGAACCAACTCTACCTTTAACCAAGTCGTGTTGAAGAGGTTGTTCATGAGTCGCACCAACCGGccacctctgtccctttcccGGATGATTCAGAAGATGAAGCTGCCTGGCCGGGAAAACAAAACAGCTGTGGTTGTAGGGACAATAACCGATGACGTGCGTGTCCAGGAGGTGCCCAAACTGAAGGTGTGCGCGCTGCGTGTGAGCAGCCGTGCCCGGAGCCGCATCCTCAAAGCTGGAGGCAAGATCCTCACCTTCGACCAGTTGGCCCTAGACTCCCCCAAGGGTTGTGGCACCGTCTTGCTCTCTGGCCCCCGCAAGGGCCGAGAGGTGTACAGGCATTTCGGCAAGGCCCCGGGAACCCCGCACAGCCACACCAAGCCCTACGTGAGATCCAAGGGCCGGAAGTTCGAGCGTGCCAGAGGCCGCAGGGCCAGCCGAGGCTACAAGAACTGA